A stretch of the Myxococcus guangdongensis genome encodes the following:
- a CDS encoding class I SAM-dependent methyltransferase → MAHDHSAHSVQHIVPGFGADRAAHYDAQAALSLAGVQAMYELVVSAMTSRLDGQQDASLLAVGLGTGTELVPYLRFDVPGWRFTGIDPSEAMLDVARKRLETKGLLSRTHIHVGELKSLPEGPPFDGAQMMGILHHVEGDAARLELLREVARRIKPGAPLVIGCRVGKDPVLTDVEFRCLRAHGISREELDHRRKLFDAKVRPIESDAALASMLEQAGFTPPKPLFVSLQFKVFLTQSGTASQR, encoded by the coding sequence ATGGCCCACGACCACTCCGCACATTCCGTCCAACACATCGTTCCGGGCTTCGGCGCGGACCGCGCCGCTCACTACGATGCCCAGGCCGCTCTCAGCCTCGCGGGCGTCCAGGCCATGTACGAGCTGGTGGTCAGCGCCATGACTTCCCGACTCGATGGCCAGCAGGACGCTTCCCTGCTCGCCGTGGGCCTGGGCACGGGGACGGAGCTGGTGCCCTACCTTCGCTTCGATGTCCCCGGCTGGCGCTTCACGGGCATCGACCCGTCCGAGGCCATGCTCGACGTGGCCCGGAAGCGCCTGGAGACCAAGGGACTGCTCTCCCGCACGCACATCCACGTGGGGGAGTTGAAGAGCCTTCCGGAGGGTCCTCCGTTCGACGGCGCGCAGATGATGGGCATCCTTCACCATGTGGAAGGGGACGCGGCCCGCCTGGAGCTGCTGCGTGAGGTGGCCCGTCGGATCAAGCCCGGAGCGCCCCTCGTCATCGGTTGCCGCGTCGGAAAGGACCCGGTGCTGACGGACGTGGAGTTCCGCTGTCTGCGGGCCCATGGAATCTCCCGGGAGGAGTTGGACCATCGTCGCAAGCTCTTCGACGCCAAGGTGAGGCCCATCGAGTCCGACGCGGCCCTGGCCAGCATGCTCGAGCAGGCGGGCTTCACGCCGCCCAAGCCCCTCTTCGTCTCACTCCAGTTCAAGGTGTTCCTCACCCAGTCCGGGACTGCGTCCCAACGCTGA